A DNA window from Drosophila pseudoobscura strain MV-25-SWS-2005 chromosome 2, UCI_Dpse_MV25, whole genome shotgun sequence contains the following coding sequences:
- the Dnali1 gene encoding putative inner dynein arm light chain, axonemal: protein MDELEITSVGQFQTLVRYNNPVLVVKHPEKKGAPLTELEMKRPQTAGALLDTKRETEEILNSILPPRCWEEDGQLWQQSVSSTPATRQDVINLQEMLDTRLQQTQARETGICPVRRELYSQCFDEIIRQVTINCSERGLLLLRIRDEIAMSMEAYETLYCSSVAFGMRKALQAHEEKEMLRDRVKTLEMEKEALEEIIADMKLKQEQAERRNAELRASEEKKFTEEITFLKKTNAQLKAQLEGITAPKK, encoded by the exons ATGGATGAGCTAGAGATTACTAGTGTGGGCCAGTTCCAGACGCTGGTCCGCTATAACAATCCAGTGCTGGTGGTCAAGCATCCGGAGAAAAAGGGGGCTCCGCTGACGGAGTTGGAGATGAAACGTCCCCAGACAGCGGGTGCTCTACTAGATACCAAGCGGGAGACCGAAGAGATATTGAACTCGATTTTACCGCCGCGTTGCTGGGAGGAGGATGGTCAGTTGTGGCAGCAGTCTGTGTCCAGCACCCCGGCCACTCGCCAGGATGTCATCAATCTACAGGAGATGCTGGACACTCGCCTGCAGCAGACGCAGGCACGCGAGACGGGCATCTGTCCAGTTCGCCGTGAGCTCTACTCGCAGTGTTTTG ACGAGATTATACGCCAAGTGACCATCAACTGCTCGGAGCGCggactgctgttgctgcgtaTCCGTGATGAGATTGCCATGTCCATGGAAGCCTACGAGACGCTCTACTGCAGCTCCGTAGCCTTTGGCATGCGCAAGGCATTGCAGGCCCATGAGGAGAAGGAGATGCTGCGCGATCGCGTCAAAACCCTGGAGATGGAAAAAGAGGCTCTGGAGGAGATTATCGCCGACATGAAGCTAAAACAGGAGCAGGCCGAGCGCCGCAATGCCGAGCTGCGTGCTTCCGAGGAGAAGAAGTTTACCGAGGAGATCACCTTCCTCAAGAAGACCAATGCCCAGCTGAAGGCACAGCTGGAGGGCATCACTGCGCCCAAGAAGTAG